TCATTGCTTCTTGGGTTAAGCGGGTGTTCCATGTTCTTACCTACCAATACCTTGCCTATGATGACCATTACCTTATGAGCTATATAACATTTTTACAACTATTTTCATCTCCTTTATACTTCTCactattttgaaaaatgagaaatataagATGCTTATATGGCTGCATTATTTCAGAGACCTTCTTAATTGATTCATAAAACTTATTTTCTTACTATTGGTAATGGTATAATGAAGAATATAGACCAAAATTCCTCTCAATATTAACTACTTCCAAAAAAGAATAACAGTTTTGgagaaatgatttaaagtatCTCATTATGTGTTTAATTaaaccaaagaaaacaaatttttgatGCATTCTGCCTaaaaaacaagaaattaaaaGGTATGTTCTAGGAACTTCCCTGGGAGTCCCaaggttaagactctatgctctcaatgcaggggacccaggttcaattcctagtcaaaactaaatcccacatgcttcaaaTAAGagtccacataccacaactaaagatcccatgtgctgcaactaagacctagctcagccaaaataagcaaataaataaaatactttttaaaagatatattctaTGTATTTTAAGACTATGAATATCATCTTTCCATAGGAACTATACCTGCTCTTTAAATCAATCCATATCTCattttcaattaagaaaaagataCTTTTGTTTTATTAGGCTTGTGCCattggaaaaaaatctaatatgGAATTCAATATTGATTTTATATAGTTATTTTCTCCACCAGAGAGTGATTGGTATTCAGGCAGTCTGTGTTTAATTTATATCTGCTACAATGAACTCTGTGACCTTGTGATAGTACATGCTCAATAAGTCCTGAGAGAGTAAGTAAATGAAAGAGTGGccaatgaatggatggatggatgaatcatTGATGAAGAGATGCTCCATTGTACCATTAATGTCACAAGGATACAGGCTCATTCTCACCCCACTAGTCTCTTTACTGCCCCTCTTACATCTCTGTTTCTGAGGGTGTAGATTAGAGGGTTGAGGCTAGGTGTGACAACAGTATAGAAGAGGGCAATGAATTTGCCCTGATCTTGAGAATTTCCTGATGGTGGCTGGAGGTATATGCACATGGCTGGGATGAAAAAAAGGGATACGACCATAAGATGGGCTCCACACGTCCCAAAGACTTTCTGGAGTCCAGTTGTTGACTGCATCCTCAGCACTGCCCGGGCAATGGCACCATAGGAGCTGAGAATGAGGATGAGAGGTATGAGAACAAAAATGGAGCTCATGACCATGAGGGTTAGCTCATTAGCACGGGTATCAACACATGATAGTCGAAGCAGTGCTGGAACTTCACAAAGGAAATGGTCCACTTGGCGATGTCTACACAGAGGTGCCCAAAAtgtaaaaaaggaatgaagtgctgagTTTGTGAAGCCACTTACCCAACAAGCCACAGCCAACAGATGGCAAAAACGAGGGTGCATGAGGACAGTGTAATGCAAGGGTCTACACACAGCTGCATAACGGTCATAGGACATGACTACCAACAGCACACATTCAGTGGTTCCCAGTgcaagggaaaaataaagttgaatCATGCAACCAGTATAAGAGATGGTTTTTTCTGGACCCCAGAGGTTGACCAGCAACTGAGGGATGAAGCTGGTAGAGTAGCAGAGATCCAGAAAAGAGAGGTttgagaggaagaagtacatgggagtGTGGAGGTGGGAATCCAAGTATGACAAGATAATGATGAACAGGTTGCCTGTCAAAGTCATCAAGTAGAACATCAAGACAATCACAAAGAGAACTACTTCCAGATTAGGCCAATTAGAAAAACCCAGTAAAACAAAGTAGCCTTCAGagcttgcatttattttttccattatcaTTCATTTCTTGTTACCTGATGAAAGAATCACATAGattcaaaataaaaggaaagtaaatgtcaaagcaatcttgaggggAAAGAACAGAACTGTAGGTATAACCATCCCAGGCCccagactatactataaagctacaataatcaaaatatcatggtattggcacaaagacatttaggtcaatgaaacagaatacagagcccagaaataaacccacacccATGGTCAATTAAGGAGGCaagatatacaatggaaaaatatagtctcttcagcaagtgatgctgagaaaattaaacagttacatgtaaaataataaaattagaacacttaatcacaccatacacaaaaataaactcaaaatgggtaaaagacctaaacataacaatggaaaccataaaactcctagaagagaacacaggccaaacactctttgacataaattgcagcaatattttcCTGGATCAATTCCCTaaggtaaaagaaataaaagcaaaaataaatgagaactaactaaacttaaaaccttttgtatagcaaaggaaaccattgacaaaatgatAATACAAGctgtggaatgggagaaaatttttgaaaataatgcaaCTCACAAAGGTTAATGTCCAACATGTACAAACGGCTCATACAACTCCACATCaaacaaacaatcaaaaaaaaaaaaaaaaatgaatacaggACTTAAAGGGACATTTTTCCCAAGACATACAAAATGGctaaaaagcacataaaaagatgcttgatatcacaagttattagagaaataaaaatttaaaaacaatgagaTAGCATATTACATCTGTCAGAATGtttattatcaaaaagtctacaaaaaacaAATGTTGAGGATGTGGGGAAAGGGGAACACGCctaactgttggtgggaatgtaagttagtGTATAAAGTAAGTTGGAGAACAGTagggaggtttctcaaaaaactaaaactaaacctaccatatgatccagcagttccactcctggttatatatctagaaaaatgaaaacaatcattCAAAAAAAGGCATCTCAGTGTTCATagaaacactatttacaatagccaaaacatggaagcaatcctcatgcccatcaacagatgattggatTAAGACAATatggtgtatatacatatatatatagcatcactgactcaatagatatgaatttgagaaagctccaggagataatggaggacagaggagcctgacatgttGAAGTTTATGGGATTGCagattcagatatgactgagcaactgaacaacaatacaatacaatgaaatgttactgagccttaaaaaaagacaaaatactgccatttgcagcaatgtggatggccCTAAATTATGTTATGCTTAGTGAGGTAAGTCAGtaaaagacaagtactgtatgatatcactgatgtcaaatttaaaaattaatgcaaattaATGTAttgcaaaaaagagaaagactcaCAAGTATAAGAAACAAACtgtggctaccaaaggggaaaaggagggaagaggaaCAAATTAAGGGCTTGGGAGTAAAGAACTACTAttataaaataggtaagcaacaaggatatactcCATAGCATAATGAAGTATAATCTGCAATAATAataaatcactatgctgtatgcctgaaactaacaaaatattatacttaaatatacttaaaatatacttaaataaagaaaatgggaaGTCTCCAAGAAATAAAGGGACAcatgagaaagaaatggaagccaATTTTAAGGGTCTATGACTCTTAAAGGGCCAGTTCTAAGACAATTGGGGTATTAAGAAAAACTATAACACTAATGAACCAGAGGAAATAAGAATCCACACTCATActgataaatttaaaagaatatataaataaaagctaTTCCTGACATCAGTATCCTAACTAACCAATATAGAAGGAATAGTGAAGTTAGGAAGTTAAATGGATACTAAAAACTAGTGAATGAAAATATAATGAGAAATAGGATATTTACATAGATAATAGATGAGATAAATATTCCAGGCAGAATGTAAACTATTGCTCAATCTGGTTAAAAGGTTAATGGTAGTTATTTGTACCACTTTTGCAGAATTTATTTGTTTGATattttatcaaattaaaaatttataaagtaaatataaagtattttcacttttatatttcATTCAGATATTTTCCCTGTTACAGAAAAATAACTTCTTAACAGTTGAATTCTCCCTCACCCCAGGGTGACATCTAGGTAAATAGTAACTTGAAAAATTCCTTATTTAGCTACAAAAGAAAATTCTTGTGGAACAATAatctttttcaataaatagttttagttttcttttcagcATTTTCATGCCATTTCCATTTATGTGATTATAGAAAGCACAAAAATTACAATCCAAATAATCttaaatatataatagatatGAGGATATGATGAACAATATCACATTTAGTTATAATTTCACAATACTTATACAGAACAAAAAACACTGAGCTTGAGTGAAATATTATTATAGAAAGAACTTTATCTTCTGATTTGCTCTCTTATACTCACAGCTTATTTCTAAATCAAAAACTAAAACacaatacaaatacaaaaaaaaaaaaaatgacacacacaggcacatcaACTATGGATGGATACTCACAATACGAAGAAAGCTAAAAATCTTAGTTCACATGAATAGATCTGTGAAACAGGGAGAACAGTGGTAGAACGTATCTTAA
This genomic interval from Bos taurus isolate L1 Dominette 01449 registration number 42190680 breed Hereford chromosome 23, ARS-UCD2.0, whole genome shotgun sequence contains the following:
- the LOC618140 gene encoding LOW QUALITY PROTEIN: olfactory receptor 2J3 (The sequence of the model RefSeq protein was modified relative to this genomic sequence to represent the inferred CDS: deleted 1 base in 1 codon), translating into MNDNGKINASSEGYFVLLGFSNWPNLEVVLFVIVLMFYLMTLTGNLFIIILSYLDSHLHTPMYFFLSNLSFLDLCYSTSFIPQLLVNLWGPEKTISYTGCMIQLYFSLALGTTECVLLVVMSYDRYAAVCRPLHYTVLMHPRFCHLLAVACWVSGFTNSALHSFFTFWAPLCRHRQVDHFLCEVPALLRLSCVDTRANELTLMVMSSIFVLIPLILILSSYGAIARAVLRMQSTTGLQKVFGTCGAHLMVVSLFFIPAMCIYLQPPSGNSQDQGKFIALFYTVVTPSLNPLIYTLRNRDVRGAVKRLVG